A genomic segment from Nicotiana tabacum cultivar K326 chromosome 9, ASM71507v2, whole genome shotgun sequence encodes:
- the LOC142164064 gene encoding agamous-like MADS-box protein AGL80: MTRKGLRNIKNLSDSKKKAILDKRIASLCKRAEKLSILCDIEVGLIIYNSPVETNPFVWPSLTKATNIVTNYLRFTEVQREKKLVRHDVYLQEKVNDMEKNVRSKIEQMAEEMEMETLFNQLVKGKNINELDVRQIKGLLKLFDVKRAKLEERKNNLINN, translated from the coding sequence ATGACTAGAAAGGGGCTTAGGAATATTAAGAATCTCAGTGACAGTAAGAAAAAAGCCATCTTAGATAAAAGAATAGCATCTCTATGTAAGAGAGCAGAAAAGCTGTCAATTCTATGTGATATAGAAGTAGGTCTAATAATATATAATAGTCCTGTAGAAACCAATCCTTTTGTTTGGCCATCCTTAACCAAGGCTACAAACATTGTAACGAACTATTTAAGGTTTACCGAGGTCCAAAGGGAAAAGAAGTTAGTTAGACATGACGTCTACCTTCAAGAAAAAGTGAATGATATGGAAAAAAATGTTAGGTCAAAAATTGAACAAATGGCTGAGGAGATGGAAATGGAGACTCTCTTTAACCAACTTGTCAAGGGAAAGAATATCAACGAGCTTGATGTTAGACAAATAAAAGGTTTGCTAAAGCTATTTGATGTGAAGAGGGCTAAacttgaagaaagaaaaaataacttAATCAACAACTAG